The proteins below are encoded in one region of Bosea sp. BIWAKO-01:
- a CDS encoding SCP2 domain-containing protein: MPSPETPAADAAPATLPPLLSLALRPLPLEPLQPALALMLGRISRRHPGLYSRLGEHAGKRFGIDPTDLPFAFVLEPRLDRPAARAVRRLPSGLDARISGPLAGLIGMAEGVFDGDALFFSRRLVIEGDVEAVLALRNAIDDARLDLRALLFGRLGPLGRALAGLLRGRAGLAPDSFGAGPWN; encoded by the coding sequence ATGCCAAGCCCTGAAACGCCCGCGGCAGACGCGGCGCCCGCGACATTGCCGCCATTGCTGTCGCTCGCCCTGCGGCCGCTGCCGCTCGAGCCGCTCCAGCCCGCGCTGGCGCTCATGCTCGGCCGCATCAGCCGGCGCCATCCCGGCCTCTACAGCCGGCTGGGGGAGCATGCCGGCAAGCGCTTCGGCATCGATCCGACCGACCTGCCCTTCGCCTTCGTTCTGGAGCCGCGCCTCGATCGGCCGGCGGCGCGTGCGGTCCGGCGGCTGCCGAGTGGGCTCGACGCTCGGATCAGCGGCCCGCTGGCAGGGCTGATCGGAATGGCGGAAGGGGTGTTCGACGGCGATGCCCTGTTCTTCTCGCGCAGGCTCGTGATCGAGGGTGATGTCGAGGCGGTTCTGGCGCTGCGCAACGCCATAGACGATGCGCGACTGGACCTGCGCGCGCTGCTGTTCGGCAGGCTCGGGCCGCTGGGGCGCGCATTGGCCGGCCTGTTGCGCGGGCGGGCGGGACTGGCGCCCGATTCGTTCGGAGCCGGGCCGTGGAACTGA
- a CDS encoding UbiD family decarboxylase yields the protein MPIRELPRFRDLRAFTAHLEAAGQLHRIAEPVSVVHEVTEIHRRVIAEDGPALLFERPVRPDGTVSPIPLLTNLFGTVERVAWGLGIRPDNLPALGRTLAELREPRPPRDLAEAWRALPLARAALSMRPRESARAPVQERIFQGDAIDLTTLPVQVCWPGEPSPLITWPLVITAPPEPSPEDECNIGVYRMQMLGRDRAIMRWLAHRGGARHHEQWRRLGRDMPVAVVIGADPATILSAVLPLPETVSELRFSGLLRGERPVLTPCISVPLSVPAEAEVVIEGLVSACETAPEGPFGDHTGYYNAVEPFPVMRVTAVTMRREPLYLSTFTGRAPDEPSRIGEALNVLFLPLLRRQFPEVVDVWLPPEACSYRIAVVAIAKRYPGQARRLMLGLWSMLPQFTYTKLVIVVDADIDPRDWAQVMWAVATRSDTARDLVTVTDTPIDYLDFASPKPGLGGKLGIDATGKLPPETEREWGRALAMDSAVSARIDALWPTLGLATKQRATR from the coding sequence TTGCCGATACGCGAACTTCCCCGCTTTCGAGACCTGCGCGCCTTCACCGCCCATCTCGAAGCGGCTGGCCAATTGCACCGGATCGCCGAGCCGGTCAGCGTCGTGCACGAGGTCACCGAGATCCACCGTCGCGTCATCGCCGAGGACGGACCCGCCCTGCTGTTCGAGCGACCCGTGCGGCCCGATGGCACGGTCTCACCGATCCCCCTCCTCACCAACCTCTTCGGAACGGTCGAACGCGTCGCCTGGGGGCTCGGCATCCGCCCGGACAATCTGCCCGCGCTCGGCCGGACGCTGGCGGAGCTGCGCGAGCCACGACCACCGCGCGACCTGGCAGAGGCATGGCGGGCCTTGCCGCTGGCGCGAGCGGCCCTGTCGATGCGTCCGCGCGAAAGCGCCCGTGCGCCGGTCCAGGAGCGAATTTTCCAGGGCGACGCGATCGATCTGACAACCCTGCCGGTGCAGGTCTGCTGGCCGGGCGAGCCCTCCCCACTCATCACCTGGCCACTCGTGATCACGGCACCGCCCGAGCCGTCGCCCGAGGATGAGTGCAATATCGGCGTCTATCGCATGCAGATGCTCGGCCGCGACCGCGCGATCATGCGTTGGCTTGCCCATCGCGGTGGGGCAAGACACCACGAGCAATGGCGCCGCCTCGGCCGTGACATGCCCGTCGCGGTCGTGATCGGCGCCGATCCGGCGACGATTCTGTCGGCGGTCCTACCCCTGCCGGAAACCGTCTCCGAACTGCGGTTCTCGGGTCTTCTGCGCGGCGAGCGCCCTGTCCTGACGCCCTGCATCAGCGTTCCGCTCTCCGTCCCGGCCGAAGCCGAGGTCGTGATCGAGGGGCTCGTGTCGGCATGCGAGACAGCGCCGGAAGGGCCCTTCGGCGACCATACCGGCTACTATAACGCCGTGGAGCCCTTTCCGGTGATGCGCGTGACTGCGGTGACGATGCGCCGCGAGCCGCTCTATCTCTCCACCTTCACCGGGCGCGCACCGGACGAGCCGTCGCGCATCGGCGAGGCGCTGAACGTGCTGTTCCTGCCGCTGCTGCGTCGCCAGTTCCCGGAGGTGGTCGATGTCTGGCTGCCACCGGAGGCCTGTTCCTATCGGATTGCGGTCGTTGCCATCGCAAAGCGTTATCCGGGCCAGGCGCGCCGGCTGATGCTCGGCCTGTGGTCGATGCTGCCGCAATTCACCTACACCAAGCTCGTCATCGTGGTCGACGCCGATATCGATCCACGCGACTGGGCCCAGGTGATGTGGGCGGTTGCTACCCGGTCGGACACTGCGCGTGACCTCGTGACGGTGACCGACACGCCGATAGACTATCTCGACTTCGCCTCGCCCAAGCCTGGCCTGGGCGGCAAGCTCGGCATCGATGCGACCGGCAAGCTGCCGCCGGAGACCGAGCGGGAATGGGGGCGTGCGCTCGCGATGGATTCGGCTGTGAGCGCCCGCATCGACGCCCTGTGGCCCACGCTCGGCCTCGCAACCAAGCAGCGAGCCACGCGATGA